The window CAGAAATGTTTCTAGACTCGCTGTTTTGGTGTTCCACAGAATCTTATAATTTTGATAATATCTACGATTCGGCCTTAAAGTCAGCCAGTGCTCTGGGAAATATACATTACCAGAGGCATTTACTAGTTTCTAAAGCTTTTGCTGAAATTACTTGGGGAGCAGAAGGAAATGCAATGCAACTTCTCAAGAAGGCATATGAAATGGAGTCGACATCTTGTTCAGGTTCTGATGATGAAAGGAGTAAATACTTGTGTTACTTTGGCATCTGTCAGCTTGTTATTGGCGAAGTTAAGAGCGGGATACAGTGCCTGCTAGAGGCTGTTTCTTTAATGCATGAAACTGGAGAGCAGAAAATTCTGAGGCTCGTTGTTCACCAAGTAATTGCTGTCTATTATCAGTTCTTAAACGACCCATCTACCTCGACTTACTACTATAACAAAGCACGCAAAGAATGCAATTCCGCGGCAGACGAGCAACTGATTGTTATTCCACCTCTTGgatgcaaaggaaaagaaccCAAAAATGACAAAAAGCTTCAAACAAACACTTTTGTCTCGGGTAATTATTGGCCATTGCAATTCCTAGTTATATTTCACATCAGGAAAGCAGCAAAGAACTTCTTTGACACTGACACCCAGCAATTTGTAATCAACCCTGCCCTTCGAATATTAAATGATCTCCAGATAAATTCCAAAACccctttttatttgtttcatttttgcggTAATGTTATGGCACTTCTGGGGTCAACATTCACAGAAGAGGGAATTGTTGGCGGATCAGGTTTCGAAGAATCCGTCGCACGTCACCAAGCAACACTCGAGCAATTCAAACATAGCTCTTCAGGCCCAGAGGGAAACGTTGCTTCAACCGTGACCCTTCGTACTCAAGAATGCAACAAGCCTCTCGCAAAGTTCTACCAAGACTTCGGTGAATTGCACCAAAGCAAAAAGAACTACTCAAAGGCTCTCTATTTTAAAACGTGCGCTCTTGATATCATATTGAGAACAAATAGACAGGAAGTAAATGCATTCTTAGCCCATAGCTACCTTTCACTTGGGATGACACAGCATTCGATgcgtgattttacctctgctctacagTCAAAGCAAAGGTCGTTAAAAATACGAATGAAAGTGTtaggagaagatcatgcaagtacggctgatagttaccattcccttggggtgacacagcattcgttaggtgattttatctctgctctccagtctgccaaacgggcattgcaagtgagaataaaagtgttcggagaagatcatgcaagcatagcagatagttaccattcactcggggttacacagcattcgttaggtgagttcacctctgctctccagtctgccaaacgggcattgcaattgcgaataaaagtgttcggagaagatcatgcaaccACAGCTGAttgttaccattcactcggggtgacacaccattcgttaggtgattttacctctgctctccagtctGCAAAACAGgcattgcaagtgcgaataaaagTGTTCGGAGAAGACCATGCAAGCatagctgatagttaccattcattcggggtgacacagcattcgttaggtgattttacctctgctctccagtctgccaaacgggcattgcaagtgcgaataaaagTGTTCGGAGAACACCATGCAAGCatagctgatagttaccattcactcggggtgacacagcattcgttaggtgattttacctctgctctccagtctgccaaacgggcattgcaagtgagaataaaagtgTTCGGAGAACACCATGCAAGCatagctgatagttaccattcactcggggtgacacagcattcgttaggtgattttacctctgctctccagtctgccaaacaggcattgcaagtgcgaataaaagTGTTCGGAGAACACCATGCAAGCatagctgatagttaccatttactcggggtgacacagcattcgttaggagattttacctctgctgtccagtctgccaaacgggcattgcaagtgcgaataaaagTGTTTGGAgtagatcatgcaagcacagctgatagttaccatttactCGGGGTGATACaccattcgttaggtgattttacctctgctgtccagtctgccaaacgggcattgcaagtgcgaataaaagtgttcggagaagatcatgcaagcacagctgatagttgacattcactcggggtgacacaggaTTCGTTAtttgattttacctctgctctccagtctGCCAAACGGGCATTGCAAGTGTGAATAAAAGTGCTCGgaaaagatcatgcaagcacagccgATAGTTACGATttactcggggtgacacagcattcctTAGATGATTTTACGTCTGCTCTCCAGTCTGGCAAACGGgcattgcaagtgcgaataaaactgttcggagaagatcacgcaagcacagctgatagttaccattcactcggggtgacacagcattcgttaggtgattttacctctgctcttcAGTCAAAGCAGCGGTCGTTAGACATACGGACAAAACTGTCCGGAGAAGACCATGCAAGCACGGCTGATAGTTATAATTCACTTGGGGTGACGCAGCATTCGTTAGGTCATTTTACCCCTGCACTCCACTGTGCCAAACAAGCATTGCATGTGCGaataaaactattcggagaagatcatgcaagcacagctgatagttaccatttactcggggtgacacagcattcgttcggtgattttacctctgctcttcACTCTGCTAAACAAGCATTGCAAGTGCAAATAaaagtgttcggagaagatcatgcaagcacagctgatagttaccattcactcggggtgacacagcattcgttaggtgattttacgtcTGCTCTACAGTCAAAGCAGCGTTCGTTAGGCATACGGACAAAAGTGTTCGGAGAGGACCATGCAAGCACGGCTCATatttaccattcactcggggtgacgcagcattcgttaggtgattttacctctgctctccagtctgccaaaagggcattgcaagtgcgaataaaactgttcggagaagatcatgcaagcacagctgatagttaccatttccTCGGGTTGACACAGCATTCgataggtgattttacctctgctctacagTCAAAGCAGCGGTCGTTAGACATACGGATACtagtgttcggagaagatcatgcaagcacggctgatagttaccattcactcggggtgacacagcattcgttaggggattttacctctgctctccaCTCTGCCAAACAAGCATTGCAAGTGCAAATAaaagtgttcggagaagatcatgcaagcgcAGCTGATAGTTTTCATTTACTCGgtgtgacacagcattcgttaggtgattttacctctgctctccaCTGTGCCAAACAAGCATTGCAACTGCGAATAAAACTGTTCGGAGAAGATTATTCAAGCAcggctgatagttaccatttactcggggtgacacagcatttgttaggtgattttacctctgcccGACAGTCAAAGCAGCGGTCCTTAGACATTCGGATAaaagtgttcggagaagatcatgcaagcacggctgatagttaccatttactcgcggtgacacagcattcgttaggtgattttacgtcTGCTCTCCAGTCTGCCAATCGGGCATTGCAAGTACGAATAaaagtgttcggagaagatcatgcaagcgcagctgatagttaccattttcTTGGCGTGATACAgaattcgttaggtgattttacctctgctctacagTCAAAGCAAAGGTCGTTAGATATACGGACAAAAGTGGTTGGACAAGATCATAGAAGCACAGCCAATAGTTAGCACTCATTCGgagtgacacagcattcgttaggtgattttacctctgctctgcagtgaAAGCAGCGGACATTAGTTGTGCGGATAAAACTGTTCGGAGACGATCATGCAAGGACGGCTGATAGTTACCGTGACTGGGACTCTGGATGAAACATTACTTGTTGGGTGTTCTTACCTTTTCTCTGGAGTCTGACCAATAGGTGTTAAATGTTCGTATGAAGCTGTTTGGAGATTTTTGGGAGAAACTTCTTTAGCACTGCTGAAGTTACTTTTTTTTAGGTCACGTGGTATGCAGTTTATGATTTCGCTATGGCTTGaatcaagagtccattaccccGGAGTAAGAATcaggcctcgtccacactatgccggataaatttgaaaacgtaattttattgttacggttaggccttccgtccacactacaacgcacatatccgcataaaaaaatccgcgaaaacggaactttttgaatacgctctccggagtggaacaatttgaaaacgcaacttttttgtaTTAGTGTGGACGGAGAACTTTTcgtatccggaactttttgaatacgcttgcgtcattttgtcatatgatttatcatgttttctgtgttgttggcaataatttcttctttaatcgcTTATTTGGAGTTAAGTATTGCTTCAGTTCACATGAATATTGTACGCCAGAGAatcaggaataacttaagacaaTCGTTGGTGTCAAAGGATACTAGGAAAGCGACGCGACGCTCTTAACCTTACAAGCAGAGACGCTTCTGGACTCGACCTGGCAGAACGAGTGCGTGGTGAGACAACTTTGTTAACGAAGTTGTTGTCgctgaagaatggagagaaatTTTCGAATGTCTACTTACTGTGAGCATGCTCAAAGCGAGATTAAGCAATTGTGCCGCCGATAAAACGCTGTATTGTGGACGAAAAACTTTTGTTCCGTTTTTGCacctaaagttgcgttttcaaatttatccggcatgGTGTGGACGAGGCCTCAGTTATCAGGTTTGTCTTCATCAGCGTcaaaaaagtgtctatttttagacCAGGTTTTGTGGGAAACGAAAGAATCATTGGCTCTAACGTGACTTCATTGgaagccatgttggtgtactgaacaaCAGCGAAaaggtcttttgggaatttggatTTATTATCATTCAACACGCGAGCGAAATTTTGCGTTtattttgtacaccaacatggcggtctaatcacgtgagtgcaagaCAAGAATAGACCAAATCGGGTAACTTAAtgatgtacccaattcaaaatgacaatacctgaaacaaaacgaaacggTCAATTCCCAAAGGAATAATTATGTTATCTTGATATTGTTTCTTGTAAATTTAGTGCCATGCCATGTATGCCATTGCACTGCACGCCTCGATTAGCATTGGTGTACAATTTTAGTGTTCAGTGAACTTGAACTTGGTTTGAAGTGAATACGACATTGAGTTTGCCCATTTGCATTGCTTTATTGTTtcttttcccgcaaaacttggtttaaaaaatataCAGTTTTCTGAGGCTGATGGGAACTCGGGTAATTATCTAACTTTTTGGTGATGGACTCTTGcttacatacctcttactaacctcgttttctcggtccgtactgtaagttacggaccgagttttttctcgttgatttatggcccaagcgcgaagcgcgcgggccataaatcaacgggaaaaaacgaggatccgtaacttacagtacggaccgagaaaacgaggttagtaagatatttattatatctctgaggttaaccggcgcgcgggcaaggaaactagtcaaagtgaagcggaaggttcaactgccacaaagaatgtcgtgccaaaatcccaaaatctgaatcttcttggctgtttagtttgaaatagttgcttgcaagattcaaacagttttcagtacaagtttatgcaacagaaatgacaagaaatactcgctagatgatgttttgtcgaaattttaaatttagcgggctgtacagcgggccgtacagcgggccgtactgtagaatacggcccgctaatttagccaattacagcgcgcgtactatctgagagatataataaatccGAATTAATCAGCGTGGTTGTAATATGAATTATATAGGAAACGGTTTGAAGTATAGATCTAAACGCTGCCTATGGTAAAAATTTACTCAAACAATAGAAGAATCAGGTGATCACATGTGTTTTTCGCATTACCACATAccacattttttttatctttcaaggAAACGGCGCAGatggtttcaagtttgaataATTATTCCGAATGTGACTATGCAGAATGAATTACACAAATGAATTAACTGATCTGCATTGCTTAAACATAAGATCGTTTTTATGAATTTGCTGTTTAATGTGTCGTAACAAAGCCGCGTAAGACTTTCCATTTTGTGGTAACTTATGAGAGTAAGAAGCCCAAGGAAGGGGAATAAATAACATAACCTTAGGAACAAGGCCCATGCATGTGTCTTATTAGCACTTTGGCGAAGATTCATGATTGGATTTAGAAAGACATTCATGAGCGGAGATTTCGCCGGTTGCGCTAGATAACTTAAGCTCCGGTTGGCCTCCAATGACTGCAGCGAgcttttgatattcaaaaaaAACGGTTTGAAGAAGATCGAGAAAAATACCAATAGACTATTACGCATCCGAATTCGTTCTGCATATATTACAATGTGGTAAATTATATGATTCCGCAAGTCATGGCAGATGACATTCCTCAAACTCGCCCTGCATTTCAAAGAGTTGTCTTGTGGCATGACTTTGAGCAGCCGGGCACCCaaagtcaattttcggaaaatgtcggtttggaagacgatttgagatctagaattttcggaacctttgttgtaaaatttcttgcttgcctgcctgtcttaaggacgttcgctccaattgctactgcgcatccttacagcgcacgcaaattcacatgccacgtcatgcatcggacgcgcgcgctaagtactaaaacgAACAATGATAGGGaaaatggccattgctatagctttgcttggatttaacgatcttggatgttcggtgacccctacttttcttttcagaaacagatttcatttgcaattatctccacattgtccaaaaatgaacaaaaaatcaatgtgggaagttaaaaaaaattcaagatttctgtcctcgggacatggaaacctgccatcttgcggctgcaaggcgcatgaaactatggtcgctaaatgcgaacttgttctttaaggaacctcaacagttagctaaattcacttgataggtccatttaaacaaagtttggtagagaacattttacttcaaagatgtaaatgcaatatttttgaacttacagacactgtggccatATTCGCTTaaaagccggattttttcagatttagggtgttcttccgggcacgttctctccaaaacgaagtcggtgaccccccatgttttttacatttctgacatcactaactcatcatctttcagtggtaaaatttgcagaaaaaaaatcagtgtttgaaaattttcgcgcgaacgtccttaaggttttcgaacatctaaaaaattgtataattgcaaatttttaaagtgctgctatgatcaaaaaatcttcttttttcttcagattttgaaagcgagttcgcttaacaccttactggcaaaattttgagctttgatttttatccaaaggctgtttattttgagtgtaagtttcggtccgccattactcacgttaaaaactgaccgattggacctcagggAGTTGGATCTGGGGCAAAGTGACGTCGTTTactcacaagcttaaaatttcagcgtgtaaacgcaacttattatatatgcaaaacacgagtaagtccgaaagcccgaaactcccgtgttAATTCAGCCGCGTGCACACATATTGCATCCTTAAACCagcgagtctttgacatcattttctccttgaccgagctctctcaatattttaaagttggtaatggcagaccaataaataacaaaaatccacttaaaataaacaggtgtctttttaaaatcagaacttgggtcacttagtgtttagttaacatagttttgaaatccaaagaaaaagaagagttgttgttttttttatcatagtagcactttaacggATTTTCACCCTAAAAagatcacctagaattttcgggagccttttttctgacTGAAAtgttcgaaaaggtaagttttaatccccATAATTTtaggatcactagactttcagctaggaaatccgaacggatgaaacatttttaggggataaaaagaTGCCTGTATCTACTGTTTaattactaaaatacgtttaataatgctatgtttaagtggttttgaaatatATGCCCCTGTTTGAGCTTGCAACCTGCGAGGGAATAGACTGTGTGTGCTTAATTTCACTTACAGTCCTCCTCTGTTAGAATTAAAAATTTGAATGGCAGCTATCACTCGTTGATGCAAAATGGTATCACtggagagtttaagaaaccacgaccgTTACGGTAACAacaacgctacaaaacaataatacTCATTGGTTAAAGGAGAACAGAAGGcgagaaaacaatttttaaaaagtcgtTCTTACGAAAGCACATGATACGTTGTAATCAAATCGCTATGTTTTTGGAAGTGAACTTACCATTTAACCTCATTGTAACAGCAAAAAGCTCCGTACCAGAACAACTTGAACGTCCACCATTTTGGAAGCCATGTCGAAGGCTTGGGCGCATAGCGTGACGTCACTGCGCACATAGAACATCAGCTCCAAAATGGTCGAATGTGCTGTAGTTGGCTGTTCAAACAGAACGGTCAGAGATTCCAAAAGAGGGTAAGTTTCCATCCACTGcccttaaaaaagaaaatgcttCTTAAGGAGTGACTAGTGGGTATTAAAGGGCAAATTTTCCCAAACTTAGCCAGTGCCACATTTGTGCTTCAAAAGTTGCTGTAACCT of the Montipora foliosa isolate CH-2021 chromosome 14, ASM3666993v2, whole genome shotgun sequence genome contains:
- the LOC137984928 gene encoding uncharacterized protein: MSLHPYRDEELNHFKCLSLVLNEFPNALRQTFKTMWDTIIGHCPGYQLWDDSTAVRNLFLSTEGGTTKVPTNQSYNEWDCTALFQATIYAKSFSMRYRTLYDLYVKPRAIPHGSFHASVLSPVGDNAETFALAIDQLRRLRNTVCHSSRLEMDKATFDHNIQYAKEAFKALGISTASIDAFGSLTASDFPIAEVRKLEQQVREEKQAHIKCLESRNADMEKIEESLAAIEQKVESLTASKEEVAMLEQRVVEHMNSAEEGLRMQQEDISALGKEIHELKKKEEERDTETENTDIKPTVPRSRLPSMVPNFTGRQSECKEIVDLVSSEHTRILTIWGSPGFGKTSVAIAVGHQLQSRGFPVCFLSSRGLQTKADLTSKLFSLARQLTTSQRSVPQPLSLEDELIETLGNISDSLVFILDNVDDLLESGIPKVKEDVLQLFEEILVQNEKITLVVTTRESFEFMNLNFQGHKSIRIRPLDDTSSHAIVHGLVPNASPDDCARIAQICGCVPLAMMLMCSLVCEDDVQTSQCLNEITESATESIVDILDNPDYPANKRIKLLYETSFLRLSPAEKEAFVSLSVLPGSFTTDLASAVLNVTGVIETKKMLQRLRRKSLLDSNSHSGKFAMHKLLQSFAKEAGEQRMEEIVAIAKCRFYAYFISRFDKLNDEFLDGHSMDAFVAFYEEKQLFIESLVDGCTDPRIAENVFKVLIKAEMFLDSLFWCSTESYNFDNIYDSALKSASALGNIHYQRHLLVSKAFAEITWGAEGNAMQLLKKAYEMESTSCSGSDDERSKYLCYFGICQLVIGEVKSGIQCLLEAVSLMHETGEQKILRLVVHQVIAVYYQFLNDPSTSTYYYNKARKECNSAADEQLIVIPPLGCKGKEPKNDKKLQTNTFVSGNYWPLQFLVIFHIRKAAKNFFDTDTQQFVINPALRILNDLQINSKTPFYLFHFCGNVMALLGSTFTEEGIVGGSGFEESVARHQATLEQFKHSSSGPEGNVASTVTLRTQECNKPLAKFYQDFGELHQSKKNYSKALYFKTCALDIILRTNRQEVNAFLAHSYLSLGMTQHSMRDFTSALQSKQRSLKIRMKVLGEDHASTADSYHSLGVTQHSLGDFISALQSAKRALQVRIKVFGEDHASIADSYHSLGVTQHSLGEFTSALQSAKRALQLRIKVFGEDHATTADCYHSLGVTHHSLGDFTSALQSAKQALQVRIKVFGEDHASIADSYHSFGVTQHSLGDFTSALQSAKRALQVRIKVFGEHHASIADSYHSLGVTQHSLGDFTSALQSAKRALQVRIKVFGEHHASIADSYHSLGVTQHSLGDFTSALQSAKQALQVRIKVFGEHHASIADSYHLLGVTQHSLGDFTSAVQSAKRALQVRIKVFGVDHASTADSYHLLGVIHHSLGDFTSAVQSAKRALQVRIKVFGEDHASTADS
- the LOC137984526 gene encoding nephrocystin-3-like, with translation KVLGKDHASTADSYDLLGVTQHSLDDFTSALQSGKRALQVRIKLFGEDHASTADSYHSLGVTQHSLGDFTSALQSKQRSLDIRTKLSGEDHASTADSYNSLGVTQHSLGHFTPALHCAKQALHVRIKLFGEDHASTADSYHLLGVTQHSFGDFTSALHSAKQALQVQIKVFGEDHASTADSYHSLGVTQHSLGDFTSALQSKQRSLGIRTKVFGEDHASTAHIYHSLGVTQHSLGDFTSALQSAKRALQVRIKLFGEDHASTADSYHFLGLTQHSIGDFTSALQSKQRSLDIRILVFGEDHASTADSYHSLGVTQHSLGDFTSALHSAKQALQVQIKVFGEDHASAADSFHLLGVTQHSLGDFTSALHCAKQALQLRIKLFGEDYSSTADSYHLLGVTQHLLGDFTSARQSKQRSLDIRIKVFGEDHASTADSYHLLAVTQHSLGDFTSALQSANRALQVRIKVFGEDHASAADSYHFLGVIQNSLGDFTSALQSKQRSLDIRTKVVGQDHRSTANS